A genomic window from Myotis daubentonii chromosome 4, mMyoDau2.1, whole genome shotgun sequence includes:
- the IRX1 gene encoding iroquois-class homeodomain protein IRX-1 isoform X5: MIGSQYELKDNPGVHPATFAAHTAPAYYPYGQFQYGDPGRPKNATRESTSTLKAWLNEHRKNPYPTKGEKIMLAIITKMTLTQVSTWFANARRRLKKENKVTWGARSKDQEDGALFGSDTEGDPEKAEDDEEIDLESIDIDKIDEHDGDQSNEDDEDKAEAPRAPTVPTALARDQGSPLAAADALKTQGSPLGLAKEVPEPGSTRLLSPGAAAGGLQGAPHSKPKIWSLAETATSPDGAPKASPPPSGHPSAHGPPAGAPLQHPAFLPSHGLYTCHIGKFSNWTNGAFLAQGSLLNMRSFLGVGTPHAAPHGPHLPAPPPPPVAVASGMLHGDKASSRSSPALPERDIVPRPDSPPQQLKSPFQPVRDNKPSIETGHSHAQTCRWDGVDLVVEGSRR; the protein is encoded by the exons GGCTCACAGTATGAACTCAAGGACAACCCCGGGGTGCACCCTGCCACCTTTGCTGCCCACACGGCTCCGGCCTATTATCCCTATGGCCAGTTCCAGTACGGGGATCCCGGGCGGCCCAAGAACGCCACGCGCGAGAGCACCAGCACGCTCAAGGCCTGGCTCAACGAGCACCGCAAGAACCCCTACCCCACCAAGGGCGAGAAGATCATGCTGGCCATCATCACCAAGATGACCCTCACGCAGGTCTCCACCTGGTTCGCCAACGCGCGCAGGCGCCTCAAGAAAGAGAACAAGGTGACCTGGGGCGCACGCAGCAAGGACCAGGAGGACGGCGCCCTTTTCGGAAGCGACACGGAGGGCGACCCCGAGAAGGCCGAGGATGATGAAGAGATCGATCTGGAAAGCATCGACATCGACAAGATCGACGAGCACGATGGTGACCAGAGCAATGAGGACGATGAGGACAAGGCCGAGGCCCCTCGAGCGCCCACAGTGCCCACCGCCCTCGCTCGGGACCAGGGATCGCCGCTGGCAGCCGCGGACGCGCTCAAGACCCAAGGCTCgcccctgggcctggccaagGAGGTCCCGGAGCCGGGCAGCACTCGCTTGCTGAGTCCGGGCGCAGCGGCGGGCGGCCTTCAGGGTGCGCCTCACAGCAAACCCAAGATCTGGTCGCTGGCCGAGACAGCCACCAGCCCCGACGGCGCGCCCAAGGCCTCGCCGCCGCCCTCCGGCCATCCCAGCGCGCACGGGCCCCCTGCGGGCGCGCCGTTGCAACACCCCGCCTTTCTGCCCAGCCACGGACTGTACACCTGCCACATCGGCAAATTCTCCAACTGGACCAACGGGGCCTTCCTGGCGCAGGGCTCGCTGCTCAACATGCGCTCCTTTCTGGGCGTCGGCACGCCCCACGCTGCGCCCCACGGCCCCCATCTGCCAgcgccgccgccaccgcccgTCGCCGTAGCCTCGGGGATGCTCCATGGCGACAAGGCCTCGTCCCGCAGCAGCCCGGCGCTCCCAG AGAGAGACATTGTCCCCAGGCCGGACTCGCCGCCACAGCAGTTAAAGTCGCCCTTCCAGCCGGTGCGCGACAA caaacCCTCCATCGAAACAGGCCACTCCCATGCTCAGACGTGCAGGTGGGATGGTGTGGACCTGGTCGTGGAGGGCAGCAGAAGGTAA